A genome region from Corvus hawaiiensis isolate bCorHaw1 chromosome 4, bCorHaw1.pri.cur, whole genome shotgun sequence includes the following:
- the TMEM140 gene encoding LOW QUALITY PROTEIN: transmembrane protein 140 (The sequence of the model RefSeq protein was modified relative to this genomic sequence to represent the inferred CDS: deleted 2 bases in 1 codon; substituted 1 base at 1 genomic stop codon), with amino-acid sequence TGIPTAAFTLVARKLVGTMMALLXPRSTENLFYVLTLLETVGTLALMSYALLWEFGNLVNLPDKRIGFYNFCLWNDTAGELLCLGNEQLEEMGINLLQMALARVCVYSCLVFIMFHLVYVLFMHYTGQREGWKMILIIPFSKIIILSGGLAMFLLQTSQWINLSDFTGGFLALLGTWALLLLQILTATVYLGWAKQVHMSQSPLTEEALPTKI; translated from the exons ACAGGCATCCCCACGGCAGCTTTTACCTTGGTAGCAAGAAAACTTGTGGGCACCATGATGGCTCTGCTGTGACCAAGGAGTACCGAGAACCTGTTCTACGTGCTGACTTTATTGGAGACTGTTGGGACCTTGGCCTTGATGTCCTATGCACTGCTGTGGGAATTTGGAAACCTGGTAAACCTCCCAGACAAACGCATTGGCTTTTACAACTTCTGCCTGTGGAATGACacagctggggagctgctgtgcctggggaacGAACAGCTAGAGGAGATGGGCATCAATCTACTACAAATGGCATTAGCCAGGGTTTGTGTGTATAGCTGCCTGGTCTTCATCATGTTCCACCTcgtttatgttttatttatgcATTACACAGGACAGAGAGAGGGATGGAAGATGATCCTCATCATACCCTTCAGCAAGATTATAATCCTGTCTGGAGGCCTGGCTATGTTTCTTTTACAAACCTCGCAGTGGATTAATCTCTCTGATTTCACTGGTGGCTTCCTGGCACTGCTTGGGACTTGGGCTCTGCTACTGCTCCAGATTCTCACTGCCACTGTGTACCTCGGCTGGGCCAAG CAGGTACATATGAGTCAAAGCCCTTTAACTGAGGAGGCCCTGCCCACTAAGATTTGA
- the CYREN gene encoding cell cycle regulator of non-homologous end joining, whose protein sequence is MAAGARRRQLPAWMGAAGDERAAAAPSPEAGRRRGAGSAAGAGERLGRRAGGRARALPALSVPCALPTPAALYCMNEAELVEVALAVLAESKEGEEKGRSRSEKDQELPATPDEAPGSTANTDGGSDHSLALPSPPGPGADAERTGEEDSEDDVLKYVREIFFS, encoded by the exons ATGGCGGCGGGCGCACGGCGGCGGCAGCTCCCGGCCTGGATGGGGGCGGCAGGGGAcgagcgggcggcggcggcgccgtcCCCCgaggccgggcggcggcggggcgcaGGTAGCGCCGCTGGGGCGGGGGAGCGGctggggcggcgggcgggcgggagAGCCCGGGCGCTGCCCGCGCTGAGCGTCCCCTGTGCGTTGCCCACGCCGGCGGCGCTGTACTGCATGAACGAGGCGGAGCTGGTGGAGGTGGCCCTGGCGGTCCTGGCCGAG AGCAAAGAAGGTGAAGAGAAGGGCCGGTCCAGGAGTGAAAAGgaccaggagctcccggcaacACCAGACGAGGCTCCTGGAAGCACGGCCAACACGGATGGAGGCAGTGACCACAGTCTGGCACTTCCATCCCCTCCTGGTCCTGGTGCTGACGCTGAGAGGACAGGCGAGGAGGACTCTGAGGACGATGTCCTGAAATACGTCAGGGAGATATTTTTCAGCTAA